A stretch of Pueribacillus theae DNA encodes these proteins:
- a CDS encoding acyl-CoA dehydrogenase family protein, which translates to MNILDLSYTPEQEAYREKVRNWLHENLPEGWGTPRFKLPEDELERGKFLNELDKKIYEGGFLGISWPKEYGGQGLTLVEEIIYGEEAGKLDVPDGPNVLGRLLLGPTLLQFGTEEQKKRYIPPLLRCDEIWCQGFSEPNAGSDLASLQTKAVLDGDEWVINGQKVWTSLAHHADWCFLLARTDQDAPKHKGITFFLVPMDNPGVTVRPLVQLNKSREFNEVFFDNVRIPKENVVGGVNNGWQVAMGTLSFERGTLSPGQLIRFQNEFNVLAKVAGDLRTSDATLVKDNRYYRQKLAEIYTEIRIMHYHSLKSISQRLNEGKLGPEASLQKLFYTTTRVKLGELGIEILAEEAPYWGEESVGRGKMQEVYFDSRGATIYAGSTQIQKNIIAERILGMPK; encoded by the coding sequence TACACCTGAACAGGAAGCTTATCGCGAAAAAGTGCGAAATTGGCTACATGAAAATTTGCCTGAAGGCTGGGGAACACCCAGGTTTAAGTTACCCGAAGACGAGCTGGAGCGCGGAAAATTTTTGAATGAGTTAGATAAAAAAATTTACGAGGGCGGTTTCTTAGGAATTTCATGGCCAAAGGAGTATGGAGGACAAGGATTAACACTTGTTGAAGAGATTATCTATGGTGAGGAAGCGGGTAAACTAGATGTGCCCGATGGCCCGAATGTTTTGGGTAGATTATTGCTTGGCCCAACATTACTCCAATTCGGTACAGAGGAACAGAAAAAGCGCTACATTCCTCCGCTTCTCAGATGTGATGAAATTTGGTGTCAAGGTTTTTCAGAGCCAAATGCCGGTTCAGATTTAGCATCACTCCAAACAAAAGCAGTGCTTGATGGTGATGAATGGGTAATTAATGGTCAGAAAGTCTGGACGAGTCTTGCGCATCATGCTGATTGGTGTTTTTTACTTGCTCGTACCGATCAAGATGCGCCCAAACATAAAGGTATTACATTTTTTCTCGTCCCGATGGATAATCCGGGTGTGACCGTTCGTCCACTTGTTCAATTAAATAAAAGCAGAGAATTTAATGAAGTATTCTTTGATAATGTGAGGATACCGAAAGAAAATGTTGTTGGTGGTGTGAATAACGGCTGGCAAGTTGCAATGGGCACGCTCAGTTTCGAACGAGGCACACTTTCGCCTGGTCAACTCATTCGCTTTCAAAATGAATTTAATGTCCTTGCGAAAGTGGCTGGCGACTTGAGAACATCGGATGCCACTCTTGTTAAGGACAATCGCTACTATCGCCAAAAGCTTGCCGAGATTTATACTGAAATCCGGATTATGCATTACCATTCATTAAAGTCAATAAGCCAGCGTTTAAATGAAGGAAAATTAGGGCCTGAAGCATCACTTCAAAAACTATTCTATACGACAACTCGCGTTAAGTTGGGAGAGTTAGGAATAGAAATTCTTGCTGAGGAAGCTCCTTACTGGGGTGAGGAAAGCGTTGGTCGTGGCAAGATGCAAGAGGTTTATTTTGATTCACGTGGTGCGACTATTTATGCTGGTTCAACACAAATCCAAAAAAATATCATTGCCGAGCGGATACTCGGAATGCCTAAGTGA